The Cervus elaphus chromosome 12, mCerEla1.1, whole genome shotgun sequence genome includes a region encoding these proteins:
- the LOC122705472 gene encoding ATPase inhibitor, mitochondrial-like, giving the protein MAATALAARTRQAVWSVWAMQGRGFGSEQGDNVRSSAGAIRDAGGAFGKREQAEEERYFRARAKEQLATLKKHHENEISHHAKEIERLQKEIERRKQSIKKLKQSEDDD; this is encoded by the coding sequence ATGGCAGCCACGGCGTTGGCCGCGCGTACCCGGCAGGCCGTCTGGAGCGTCTGGGCAATGCAAGGCCGAGGCTTTGGCTCGGAACAGGGAGATAATGTTAGGTCCAGTGCAGGCGCGATCCGGGACGCCGGTGGGGCCTTCGGAAAAAGAGAGCAGGCCGAAGAGGAACGATACTTCCGAGCTCGTGCTAAAGAACAGCTGGCCACCTTGAAGAAACACCATGAAAATGAGATCTCTCATCATGCAAAGGAGATAGAGCGCCTGCAGAAAGAAATTGAGCGGCGTAAGCAGTCGATCAAGAAACTAAAACAGAGTGAGGATGATGACTAA